The following coding sequences lie in one Flavobacteriales bacterium genomic window:
- a CDS encoding ABC transporter permease yields the protein MIKYLIKRVLVFIPTLIIISLLAFVISINAPGDPVERLLKSANKEGTANEQSNSAKKDKEAIRAKLGLDLPIFYLSLSTLADCDTLYKIADKAQQDNLLKLSRKYGNWEAVSNYYHATLSLLEEYDSLNVDKIYMDNTIVNYVENNDGKNITIDTVYESKYSKNEINDAKNNTSFDILSLLETYTEETIESKLVALEDAYKKAAYLAPLAPKFELVKIAFNNLKANATKWKTYVPKIIFYGNNQYHRWLFGNAPWFAEAQPGQLKGVLRGDFGISYIDNQPVSDKIWTKFKVSFVFIFFSIIFAYLVSIPIGIYSAYKKGSKFDRISSIVLFVMYSMPSFFIGTLLLYTFANPDVLVWFPESGFEDPSTFDENWGIFTKMAHHWPYMVLPLIAYTYSSFAFLSRIMRVGMIDVMGQDFVRTARAKGLNEKTVVIKHALRNSLLPIITVFANIFPVAIGGSVIIEVIFSLPGMGLETFNAILNYDYPMIVAIFTISGFLTVIGYLVADILYAVVDPRISYN from the coding sequence ATGATTAAATATTTAATAAAAAGAGTTTTAGTTTTTATTCCCACGTTAATAATCATTTCATTATTAGCGTTTGTTATTAGTATTAATGCTCCTGGAGATCCTGTTGAACGTTTATTAAAATCTGCAAATAAAGAAGGTACAGCCAATGAGCAATCTAACTCCGCTAAAAAGGATAAAGAAGCTATTCGTGCAAAACTTGGTTTGGATTTACCTATCTTTTACTTAAGCTTAAGTACCTTAGCTGATTGCGATACACTATACAAAATTGCTGATAAAGCCCAACAAGACAATCTACTTAAGCTTTCTCGAAAATATGGTAACTGGGAAGCCGTTTCTAACTACTACCACGCCACACTCTCTTTATTAGAAGAATACGACTCGTTAAATGTGGATAAAATTTACATGGATAATACTATTGTTAACTATGTTGAGAACAACGACGGAAAAAACATTACCATTGATACTGTTTATGAATCAAAATACTCGAAAAACGAAATTAACGACGCAAAAAACAACACCAGTTTCGATATTTTAAGTTTACTAGAAACTTATACAGAAGAAACCATTGAATCAAAATTAGTTGCACTTGAAGATGCTTATAAAAAAGCAGCTTATTTAGCACCATTAGCACCAAAATTTGAACTAGTAAAAATTGCCTTTAATAACCTTAAAGCTAATGCTACCAAATGGAAAACCTATGTTCCAAAAATTATTTTTTATGGTAACAATCAATACCACCGTTGGTTGTTTGGTAATGCACCTTGGTTTGCCGAAGCTCAACCAGGGCAACTAAAAGGAGTATTGCGTGGAGATTTTGGTATTTCTTACATCGACAACCAACCTGTCTCAGACAAAATCTGGACTAAATTTAAGGTATCGTTCGTATTCATCTTTTTCTCTATCATCTTCGCTTATTTAGTAAGTATTCCTATTGGAATTTATTCAGCTTACAAAAAAGGCTCTAAATTCGATAGAATATCATCCATTGTATTGTTTGTAATGTATTCCATGCCTTCGTTCTTTATTGGAACATTATTGCTTTATACCTTTGCAAACCCCGATGTATTGGTTTGGTTTCCAGAATCTGGATTTGAAGACCCCTCAACTTTTGATGAGAACTGGGGTATCTTTACCAAAATGGCACATCACTGGCCATACATGGTTTTACCATTAATTGCATACACCTATAGTTCCTTTGCTTTTTTAAGTAGAATAATGCGTGTTGGTATGATTGACGTAATGGGTCAAGATTTTGTTAGAACAGCTCGTGCAAAAGGATTAAACGAAAAAACTGTGGTAATTAAGCATGCTTTACGTAATTCATTATTACCCATCATAACCGTTTTTGCTAACATTTTCCCTGTAGCAATTGGTGGTTCGGTTATTATTGAAGTAATTTTCTCGTTACCGGGTATGGGGTTAGAAACATTTAATGCCATATTAAATTACGATTACCCAATGATTGTTGCCATATTTACTATTTCAGGATTTTTAACTGTAATTGGCTACTTGGTTGCCGATATTTTATACGCAGTTGTTGATCCACGTATTTCTTACAATTAA
- a CDS encoding ABC transporter permease, which translates to MSEEKKEKDFSFKKYAWKQFKKNKAAMVSMYILLFLVFTALSAHFIANDQPLYAKYRGNSYYPAFQTYFNSAKTDSTINPLTGNWEKLQFDITDWKQLELESVVWCPIPYSPEKPDRYNREYVAPTDQQYYKNTNGEIVPAPKKFRHHMGTDAIGRDVAAGLIHGTKVSLLVGILSMGIAASIGIILGALAGFYGDKNLIATRFRYYMTILGVIMGFFYAFIARNIALTEGFNEGMGAGILALLVSMLLFFVVVFIFNTIGRINLPGFLNKQVTVPVDSIVSRGIEILNSMPNLLLIITISAIMKERSLVILMVIIGITSWTGIARFTRAEFLKIRELEFLQAAKALGYSDRRTMLKHALPNGLAPVFVSIAFGIASAILVESGLSFLGIGVPDESVTWGSLLSLGRQEFEAWWLVMFPGIAIFITITVYNLIGEGLRDALDPKLKQ; encoded by the coding sequence ATGTCAGAAGAAAAAAAAGAAAAAGATTTTTCGTTTAAAAAATATGCTTGGAAGCAGTTTAAAAAGAACAAAGCTGCCATGGTTTCCATGTACATCTTGTTATTTTTAGTTTTTACAGCTTTATCTGCTCACTTTATTGCTAACGACCAACCTCTTTATGCAAAATACAGAGGCAATTCATATTATCCAGCATTTCAAACTTATTTTAATTCAGCTAAAACCGATTCAACCATAAATCCTTTAACAGGAAACTGGGAAAAATTACAATTTGACATTACCGATTGGAAACAATTAGAACTTGAAAGTGTTGTTTGGTGTCCAATCCCCTACTCGCCCGAAAAACCTGATAGATACAACAGAGAATATGTTGCTCCAACCGACCAACAATATTATAAAAACACTAATGGAGAAATTGTTCCTGCTCCAAAAAAATTCCGTCACCACATGGGTACCGATGCTATTGGTCGTGATGTTGCTGCTGGTTTAATACATGGTACAAAAGTTTCGCTTTTAGTAGGTATTTTATCCATGGGTATTGCGGCTTCCATTGGTATTATTTTAGGTGCTTTGGCTGGTTTTTATGGCGATAAAAATTTAATTGCTACTCGTTTCCGTTATTATATGACCATTTTGGGTGTTATTATGGGTTTCTTTTATGCGTTTATTGCAAGAAACATTGCCTTAACAGAAGGTTTTAACGAAGGGATGGGTGCTGGTATTTTAGCTTTATTGGTAAGTATGCTATTGTTTTTTGTGGTAGTATTTATTTTTAATACCATTGGTAGAATCAACTTACCAGGTTTTTTAAACAAGCAAGTAACCGTTCCTGTCGATTCTATTGTATCGAGAGGAATAGAAATTTTAAACTCTATGCCTAACCTATTGTTGATTATTACCATTTCTGCTATTATGAAAGAACGTAGCTTGGTTATTTTAATGGTTATTATTGGTATTACATCATGGACGGGTATAGCCAGATTTACCAGAGCAGAATTTTTAAAAATTAGAGAATTAGAGTTTTTACAAGCTGCAAAAGCTTTGGGTTATTCTGACAGAAGAACCATGCTAAAACACGCTTTACCAAACGGTTTAGCTCCAGTATTTGTTTCTATCGCTTTTGGTATCGCTTCAGCCATTTTGGTAGAAAGCGGTTTATCATTCTTGGGTATTGGTGTGCCCGACGAATCAGTAACATGGGGTTCGTTATTAAGCCTTGGACGACAAGAATTTGAGGCATGGTGGTTGGTAATGTTTCCTGGTATTGCTATATTTATTACCATTACCGTTTACAACCTTATTGGTGAAGGTTTACGTGATGCCTTAGACCCGAAATTGAAACAGTAA
- a CDS encoding S9 family peptidase, whose protein sequence is MKLITSVILFLFTLTIQAQDSNLLIKKELISDWSKYPIFPYLTDSINGKTQWKPEYEYLDSIEVYGITYLSDGLKIRGLLAKPKKIGKYPCVIYNRGGNREFGSLKIYDGALTLGQIAKEGYVVIASQYRGNGGSEGKEEFGGNDINDITILPKILEEVKGADIEKIGMFGWSRGGMMTYIALTKTNKIKTAVVGGALSDLFSNIKDRPEIESRVLAELIPNYDEQKEEELNKRSAIKWVNNFPKNVPILLLHGNADWRVKPDQSLNLATEFEKYRIPYRLIMFEGGDHEITEHKKEVDEQVVNWFDKYLKNNEPLPKMEYHGR, encoded by the coding sequence ATGAAATTAATTACTTCTGTTATTCTATTTCTTTTCACTTTAACAATTCAAGCTCAAGATTCTAATCTTCTTATAAAAAAGGAATTAATTTCTGATTGGTCAAAATATCCAATATTCCCTTATTTAACAGATTCGATAAATGGCAAAACACAATGGAAACCAGAGTACGAATATCTAGACAGCATAGAAGTTTATGGAATAACTTATTTAAGTGATGGACTGAAAATTCGTGGGCTATTGGCAAAACCAAAAAAAATAGGAAAATATCCTTGTGTAATCTATAATAGAGGAGGCAATAGGGAGTTTGGATCGTTAAAAATATATGATGGTGCGCTAACACTAGGACAAATTGCAAAAGAAGGATATGTTGTAATTGCAAGTCAGTATAGAGGAAATGGTGGTAGTGAAGGAAAAGAGGAATTTGGTGGTAACGATATTAATGACATAACTATACTTCCTAAAATTTTAGAAGAGGTAAAAGGAGCTGATATTGAAAAAATTGGAATGTTTGGTTGGAGTCGAGGAGGAATGATGACTTACATAGCTCTTACAAAAACTAATAAAATTAAAACTGCTGTAGTTGGGGGTGCACTCTCAGACCTTTTTAGTAATATAAAAGATAGACCTGAAATAGAATCAAGAGTTTTAGCAGAATTGATTCCAAATTACGATGAACAAAAAGAAGAAGAGTTAAACAAAAGATCTGCAATTAAATGGGTAAATAATTTCCCTAAAAATGTTCCTATACTATTATTACATGGTAATGCTGATTGGCGTGTAAAACCTGATCAAAGTTTAAATTTAGCTACAGAATTCGAAAAATATAGAATTCCATACAGATTAATTATGTTTGAAGGTGGAGATCACGAAATTACTGAGCACAAAAAAGAAGTTGACGAACAAGTTGTAAATTGGTTTGATAAGTATCTAAAAAATAATGAACCTTTACCAAAGATGGAATATCACGGAAGATAA
- a CDS encoding MarR family transcriptional regulator, which produces MKIEDAIKQKEFKSEHQKLLINILYTANWLNNETLKALKPFGLSPQQYNVLRILKGQHPNSISVNNIIDRMLDKNSNASRLVDKLKQKDLVEREVCTNDRRQVDIKITAKGLSLLNEIGEKLDDLNGFKQKTTIEEAKKINNLLDNLRD; this is translated from the coding sequence ATGAAAATAGAGGACGCAATAAAACAAAAAGAATTTAAGTCGGAACACCAAAAGTTGCTTATCAACATTTTGTATACCGCCAACTGGCTGAACAACGAAACCTTGAAAGCCTTAAAACCTTTTGGCTTAAGTCCTCAACAATACAATGTATTACGTATTTTAAAAGGTCAACATCCCAACTCCATTAGCGTAAACAATATCATTGATCGTATGCTCGACAAAAACTCAAACGCTAGTAGATTGGTTGACAAACTAAAACAAAAAGACTTGGTAGAACGTGAGGTTTGCACTAACGACAGACGACAAGTGGACATAAAAATTACTGCTAAAGGTTTAAGCCTTTTGAACGAAATTGGTGAAAAACTTGACGATTTAAATGGTTTCAAACAAAAAACAACAATCGAAGAAGCTAAAAAAATAAATAACCTTTTAGACAACTTGAGAGATTAA
- a CDS encoding pirin family protein: protein MAITIFNKNEQAFGSFNNGAILENKPIGFPQDGGSLKSYSNLFYWANAWSDNGGLIGEHPHKWFEILSFVIEGEIEHYDNKYQRWLKLSKGDVQIIRAGNGITHAEKIMPNSRMFQIWFDPNITKTQYKEASYNDYKSNEFIATKTNNLTITNYAGNGGAVQMDSENVIISKIEVPTGTHILPLNNTSVYSIYALKSNQLTLNQQLINNDDFIKIENETELTLSAGNTSTLFVIETPITLSYLTYKEMAKF from the coding sequence ATGGCAATAACAATATTTAATAAAAACGAACAAGCTTTTGGTTCGTTTAACAACGGAGCAATTTTAGAAAATAAGCCCATTGGTTTTCCTCAAGATGGAGGTTCGTTAAAATCGTATTCTAACCTGTTTTATTGGGCAAATGCTTGGAGCGATAACGGTGGTTTAATTGGCGAACATCCCCACAAATGGTTCGAAATTTTATCGTTTGTAATTGAAGGCGAAATAGAGCACTACGACAACAAATACCAACGTTGGTTAAAACTATCAAAAGGCGATGTACAAATTATTCGAGCAGGAAATGGAATAACTCATGCCGAAAAAATAATGCCCAACTCCAGAATGTTTCAAATTTGGTTCGACCCTAACATTACAAAAACGCAATATAAAGAAGCTAGTTACAACGACTACAAAAGCAATGAATTTATTGCTACAAAAACCAACAATTTAACCATTACCAACTATGCTGGAAACGGTGGTGCTGTTCAAATGGATTCAGAAAATGTCATCATCAGCAAAATTGAAGTACCAACAGGCACACACATTTTACCATTAAATAACACATCAGTTTACAGCATTTATGCCTTAAAATCAAATCAGTTAACACTTAATCAGCAATTGATAAACAACGACGACTTTATTAAAATTGAAAATGAAACCGAACTAACCCTATCGGCGGGCAATACTTCAACCTTGTTTGTTATAGAAACGCCAATAACACTTAGTTATTTAACTTACAAAGAAATGGCAAAATTCTAA
- a CDS encoding CDGSH iron-sulfur domain-containing protein, which translates to MEQPKRAGDSPIAVNLEEGKRYAWCTCGLSAKQPFCDGQHKGGEFVPHVFTAEKNETKHFCACKATKNGPFCDGSHK; encoded by the coding sequence ATGGAACAACCAAAAAGAGCTGGAGATTCTCCAATAGCAGTAAATTTAGAAGAAGGAAAAAGATACGCATGGTGTACATGTGGATTATCGGCAAAACAACCTTTTTGCGACGGACAACATAAAGGTGGAGAATTTGTTCCTCACGTTTTTACTGCCGAAAAAAATGAAACAAAACATTTTTGTGCTTGTAAAGCAACTAAAAATGGTCCTTTTTGCGATGGTTCACATAAATAA
- a CDS encoding DUF4293 domain-containing protein, producing MIQRIQSVFLLLVFILGALMFVSPVLNFNSYEASFTMNAYTTFNASDHMVVSKNIGIGAMQGLIALLALTTIFLFKKRQLQIKLCKLNLLLIAVQIAALVLYIDVAKEAISPQNPGDVVLGLAFGFFIPILSFLLTYLAIWFIKKDEKLIRSADRLR from the coding sequence ATGATTCAGCGAATACAATCCGTTTTTTTACTCTTGGTGTTTATTTTAGGAGCATTAATGTTTGTGTCTCCCGTTTTAAATTTCAACTCTTATGAGGCATCATTTACCATGAATGCTTACACCACTTTTAATGCATCCGACCACATGGTGGTTTCTAAAAACATTGGTATTGGTGCTATGCAAGGATTAATTGCATTATTAGCCTTAACAACCATTTTTTTATTCAAAAAACGACAACTTCAAATTAAATTGTGTAAACTAAATTTATTACTTATTGCAGTGCAAATAGCAGCATTGGTACTTTACATTGATGTTGCCAAAGAAGCCATTTCCCCTCAAAACCCAGGTGATGTAGTTTTAGGCTTGGCTTTTGGATTTTTTATTCCAATTTTATCCTTTTTGCTAACTTACTTAGCCATTTGGTTTATTAAAAAAGACGAAAAACTAATTCGTTCAGCTGACAGGTTAAGGTAA
- a CDS encoding WbqC family protein, with protein MIIKSVFSSSYLPPIVYFKWLVTANECVIDVNEFFVKQTFRNRCTILGADGKLDLVVPIHKRNSKQLMREVKISYDDNWKKNHWKSIESAYRRSPYFEFYEDEFYAFYHDKEHHLLIDFNMDLMKLMLKLLKTASEFNVSSSYIEQTDGVLDYRTEISPKNKSLNEINQPAYIQVFGDKLGFQKNLSIIDLLFNEGPNALAYLQQLP; from the coding sequence ATGATAATCAAAAGCGTTTTTTCTTCAAGTTATTTACCTCCAATTGTATATTTTAAATGGTTGGTTACTGCAAATGAGTGTGTTATAGATGTAAATGAGTTTTTTGTAAAACAGACTTTTAGAAATCGTTGTACAATTTTGGGCGCTGATGGGAAACTTGATTTGGTGGTTCCTATTCATAAAAGAAATAGTAAACAGTTGATGAGAGAGGTGAAAATTTCTTATGATGACAACTGGAAAAAAAACCATTGGAAATCTATTGAGTCTGCTTATAGAAGGTCGCCTTATTTTGAGTTTTATGAGGATGAGTTTTATGCCTTTTATCATGATAAAGAACACCATTTGTTAATTGATTTTAACATGGATTTGATGAAATTGATGTTGAAGTTATTAAAAACGGCAAGTGAGTTTAATGTATCATCAAGTTATATTGAACAAACGGATGGTGTTTTGGATTATAGAACAGAAATATCGCCCAAAAATAAAAGTCTAAATGAAATTAATCAACCTGCATATATACAGGTTTTTGGCGATAAATTGGGGTTTCAGAAAAACCTGAGTATTATTGATTTACTGTTTAACGAAGGACCAAATGCTTTGGCTTATCTTCAACAATTACCTTAA
- a CDS encoding cell envelope integrity protein TolA — MAKEKAEAEAKKQAELEAKSKAEQEAATKRQEEERLAKEKAEAEAKKQAELEAKSKAEQEAAAKRQEEERLAKEKAETEAKKAREEQLAREKEMEEINAKMAEAQVKREAELKALEEAQAKAKALAEQERLAREKEEQEKAKEIQENAKASGFTVKSSAKVETNKKGKLSDAAKQFSKGSKRIKF, encoded by the coding sequence TTGGCCAAAGAAAAAGCAGAAGCGGAAGCCAAGAAACAAGCTGAACTGGAAGCTAAATCGAAAGCTGAACAAGAAGCTGCTACTAAACGTCAAGAAGAAGAACGACTAGCCAAAGAAAAAGCAGAAGCAGAAGCCAAAAAACAAGCTGAGTTAGAAGCCAAATCGAAAGCTGAGCAAGAAGCTGCGGCTAAACGTCAAGAAGAAGAACGCTTAGCCAAAGAAAAAGCAGAAACTGAAGCTAAAAAAGCAAGGGAAGAGCAACTAGCAAGAGAAAAAGAAATGGAAGAAATCAATGCAAAAATGGCAGAAGCTCAAGTGAAACGAGAAGCAGAACTAAAAGCACTTGAAGAAGCTCAGGCAAAAGCCAAAGCATTAGCTGAGCAAGAGCGTTTAGCAAGAGAAAAAGAAGAACAAGAAAAAGCTAAAGAAATTCAAGAAAATGCAAAAGCATCTGGTTTTACTGTTAAATCATCAGCAAAAGTTGAGACCAATAAAAAAGGGAAATTATCAGATGCTGCAAAACAATTTTCTAAAGGTTCAAAACGTATTAAGTTTTAA
- a CDS encoding 4-hydroxy-3-methylbut-2-enyl diphosphate reductase translates to MRTFDIPDYYKSSFISTIKNSRKDSDPRKKDFTPTLLDFGPVQFIIARHFGFCYGVENAIEIAYKAVDENPNKNIYLLSQMIHNPIVNEDLEKKGIQFIMDTEGNQFIPWENITKNDIVIIPAFGTTLEIEHLLQEKGIEIQTYNTTCPFVERVWKQSEKLGIKDYTIVIHGKHNHEETRATFSHSNKNAHSIVIKDLSEAKKIEDYIFGNISETAFYQLFEGRLSEGFNPTLHLNKIGVVNQTTMLATETQEIADYLKNSMIKKYGLAPIKEHFADSRDTLCYATNDNQQATIGLLNEEADIAIVVGGYNSSNTSHIVELCEEKLPTYFINNSNEIEDKNTINHFIYHDKKRIKTTDYLPDKKSLKIVLTSGASCPDTIVDAVLDKILSFYPNSKSKQEVLLNLNK, encoded by the coding sequence ATGAGAACATTCGATATTCCAGATTATTACAAGAGTTCTTTTATTTCTACTATAAAAAATTCACGTAAGGATAGTGATCCTAGAAAAAAAGATTTTACCCCTACCCTATTAGATTTTGGACCAGTTCAATTTATTATTGCTCGTCATTTTGGATTCTGTTATGGTGTTGAAAATGCCATCGAAATAGCTTATAAAGCTGTTGATGAAAATCCTAATAAAAACATTTATTTGTTGAGTCAAATGATTCACAACCCCATTGTAAATGAGGACTTAGAAAAAAAAGGCATTCAATTTATTATGGATACTGAAGGAAATCAGTTTATTCCATGGGAAAATATTACAAAAAATGATATTGTTATTATTCCTGCTTTTGGAACTACTCTTGAAATTGAACATCTATTGCAAGAAAAAGGAATCGAGATTCAAACATACAACACTACTTGTCCTTTTGTTGAACGCGTATGGAAACAATCTGAAAAACTTGGGATAAAAGATTACACCATTGTTATTCATGGAAAACACAATCACGAGGAAACTCGAGCAACATTTTCTCACAGTAACAAAAATGCACATTCAATAGTTATTAAAGACTTATCTGAAGCAAAAAAAATTGAAGATTATATTTTTGGTAATATATCCGAAACAGCATTTTATCAACTATTTGAGGGGAGATTATCTGAAGGGTTTAATCCAACACTCCATTTAAACAAAATTGGTGTGGTTAACCAAACCACTATGCTGGCTACCGAAACCCAAGAAATTGCAGATTATTTAAAAAACAGTATGATAAAAAAGTACGGGTTAGCTCCAATAAAAGAACACTTTGCAGATTCGAGAGATACATTATGCTACGCAACCAACGACAACCAACAAGCAACCATTGGTTTACTCAACGAAGAAGCAGATATTGCCATCGTAGTTGGAGGGTATAACAGTTCAAACACCTCTCATATTGTTGAATTATGTGAGGAAAAATTACCTACTTATTTTATTAACAACTCCAACGAGATAGAAGATAAGAACACTATCAACCATTTTATTTATCACGACAAAAAACGTATTAAGACAACTGATTACTTACCTGATAAAAAATCCCTAAAAATAGTTCTAACCAGTGGCGCTTCATGTCCTGACACCATTGTTGATGCCGTTCTTGACAAAATATTAAGTTTTTACCCTAATTCAAAATCAAAACAAGAAGTTTTATTGAACTTAAACAAATAA